Sequence from the Magnetococcales bacterium genome:
CCCGTATACCTGAACAGATACAGAAAAATTACGTATTCCAAAGTAGACGCGGTAAAAAAAGCCAAAGGGGCAATAAATTGCCCCTTTTACGGATAAACCCGGAACGGAACCTACCGCAGCTTCTTGTAATGCACCCGGTGAGGCCGACACGCCTCCTCGCCCAGACGGATCTTGCGGTCCGCTTCATAATCCTGATAATTGCCCTCGAAGAAGATCACCCTTGAATCCCCCTCGAATGCCAGGATATGCGTGGCCATGCGGTCCAGAAACCACCGGTCGTGGGAGACGATCACCGCCGAGCCGGGAAACTCCAGCAGCGCATTTTCCAAAGCCTGCAACGTCTCCACATCCAGGTCGTTGGTCGGTTCGTCCAGCAGCAGCAGATTGCCGCCCGCCTTCACCGTCCTGGCCAGATGCACCCGGTTGCGCTCCCCACCCGAAAGCTGACCGATCTTCTTCTGCTGGTCCGTTCCCTTGAAGTTGAACCAGGAGACGAAGGTGCGCGAGTTGAACTCCCGCCCTCCCAGATCCATGACCTCCCGGTTGTCGGCAATGTATTCCCATACCGTCAACTCGGGGTCCAACTGCTCCCGGCTCTGATCCACATAAACCACCTGCACCGCATCCCCCAGACGCAACGAACCCCCGTCCGGCGTCTCCTGCCCCACCAGCATGCGCAGGAAAGTGGTCTTGCCCGATCCGTTGCCGCCGATAACCCCCAGAATGCCGCCGCGCGGCAGAATGAAGGAGAGATCATCGATCAGCAGCCGGTCCCCGAAGGCCTTGGTGAGATTGCAGCTTTCGATGACAATCTCCCCCAGTCGCGGCCCGGCGGGAATGTACAAGGATTGTGTCTCGCGCCGTACCTCGCGACTCTGAGCCGCCAGAATCTCGTAAGCCTGCAAGCGGGCCTTGCTCTTGGTCTGCCGGGCCCGCGCCGAAGAGCGAACCCACTCCAACTCCGCCCGCAACCGCTTGGTGCGGGAATCGTCCTCCCGCTTCTCCTGAGTCAGCCGTTTCTCCTTCTGTTCCAGCCAGGAGGAGTAGTTGCCCTGCCAGGGAATGCCACGGCCCCGATCCAACTCCAGAATCCAACCCGCCACATTGTCCAGGAAGTACCGGTCATGAGTCACCGCGACCACCATGCCCGGATAATCCTGCAGGAATTTTTCCAGCCAGGCCACCGATTCGGCGTCCAGGTGGTTGGTCGGTTCGTCCAGCAGCAGGATGTCGGGCGCCCGCAGCAGCAAGCGGCACAAGGCAATACGACGCTTTTCACCGCCGGAAAGACGCGCCACGCTTGCATCCCACTCCGGAATGCGCAGAGCCTCCGCCGCCATGTCGAGCTTGACTTCCAGGTTCCAGCCGTCACACCGGTCGATGGCGTCCTGAAGCTCCCCCTGTTCGTGGATGAGAGCATCCATTTCCGCATCCGAAGTCACCTCGCCAAATTTGGCGGAAACCTCGTTGAAACGGTTCAGCAGGTTGCGTATTTCCTGAACACCCTCTTCGACATTGCCGCGCACGTCTTTGCTGAGATCCAGGACCGGTTCCTGGGGCAAAAAGCCGACGGAGATGTTGGGAGCGGCCTTGGCCTCGCCGGTGAACTCCTTGTCCACCCCGGCCATGATGCGCAACAGGGACGATTTACCCGCGCCGTTGAGACCCAAAACGCCGATCTTGGCTCCCGGGAAAAAGGCCAGAGTGATGTTCTCCAGGATGATCCGTTTGGGAGGTACGACTTTGGTAAGACGATGCATCGTGTAGACGTATTGCGGATTGGCCATGCTCCTCCAGTGCTCCAGAATGAACGCCCCTCGGGCAGACTTTTCCGCCCGAGGGGTAAGACCGGTATTTTTGTCAGTCCACGAACTGCAGCCAGTCCAGGTGGTTGGGGTCGCGCCCCTGCACCACGTTGAAAAAGCGTTTTTGAATCTCCCGTGTGACGGGTCCGGCGATGCCGCCGCCGATGGGACGGCGATCCAGCTCCCGAATGGGGGTCAATTCGGCGGCTGTGCCGGTGAAGAAAGCCTCGTCGGCGATGTAGACCTCGTCACGGGGGAAGCGTTTTTCCACCACCTTCAACCCCATCTCGGCGGCCAGAACGAAGACCGTGTCGCGGGTGATGCCGTCCAGGGCGGAATCGAGGGGAGGGGTCCACAGTTCACCCTTGCGCAGGATGAAGATGTTCTCGCCGCTGCCTTCGGCCACATAGCCTTCCGTGTCGAGGAGCAGGGCTTCGTCGAAACCGCCGGTCAGCGCCTCCGACTTGGAGAGGATCGAGTTGGGGTAGTTGCCCACCGCTTTGGCCCGGGTCATGATGATGTTGGGATGGTGCCGGGTGTAGCTGGAGGTTTTGACGCGAATGCCCTTCTCCATGCCCTCCTTGCCGAGGTAGGGACCCCACTCCCAGGCGGCCACGATGCCGTGGACCAGGCAGGGTGCCGGGTTCAGACCCATGCTCTCCGCGCCGTAGAAGGCCAGCGGGCGGATGTAACAGGCTTTGAGCCCGTTGGCCCGCACCACGTCCCGACAGGCCTTGCTCCACTGCTCCTTGGTGTAGGTCATGGGCATGGCCAGAATGTGAGCCGAGCGGAACAGACGGTCCAGATGGGCATCGAGCCGGAATATGGCCGAACCGCGCTCGGTTTCATAACAGCGAATGCCCTCGAATACCCCCATGCCGTAGTGCAGGGTATGGGTCAGGACGTGTACCTTGGCATCCCGCCAGGGCACCATCTCGCCGTCGTGCCAGATGAAACCGTCTTTGTCGTACATGGTCATGGTTCAACCTTATTCACTGGGGATTGCCAAGATCCGAACGCCAACCGTCGGGAATCGGGGAAGTATCCCTTTTTCACCGGACGGGCTCAAGCCGTTTTTTCCACATTCGTCGCGAAGATTCGTGCCACCACCTCGTGGGTCTCCTCCAGACGGCGGGTCAGGGTCTCCCAGAGCAGTTCCCCGGAAGCCATGCCGCACAGACGGGCCAGGCGGTTGTTCTGCACGGCGTTGCGCCGCAGGCTGTTTTCGGCGCGGTCGTAAAGCAGGCGCAGCCGGTTTTCCACGGTTCGCAGGAAGGCGTAGTTCTCTTCAAGCCGTTGGCCGTCGGTCGGACTCAGCAGACCCTGTTCGCGGAGGGCCCGCAGCGCGTTTCCCGCATGACGCTGCACGATTTTGGGGTACCTCTCCCCGTGGGTCAGAATGAAGTACTGCACCAGAAACTCGATATCGACCACGCCTCCCCGGCTTTGTTTGATATCGATGACCCCTTCCGCCGGGGCTTTTTCGTGCCAAAGCCTCTGGCGCATGTCGAGGATGTCACTGCGGACTTTGGCCTCTTCGCGGGGCTTTTGCAGTACGGTCAGGATCTCGCTGCGCAGCTTTGCTCCGAGCGCGGGGTCTCCCACCACCACCCGGGCCCGGGTCAGGGCTTGATGCTCCCAGGTCCAGGCCTCGGTGTTCTGGTAGTGAACAAACGAGTCCAGAGAGGTGACCACCGGACCCGATTTCCCGGAGGGTCGCAGCCGCATGTCGAGTTCGTAGAGCTTGCCGGAGCGGGTCACGGTGGTGATGCCGACAATGATGCGCTGTCCCAGTTTGGCGAAATACTGACCGTTGGAGAGCGATTTTTCGCCGTCGCTCCAGGCGTCGTCCCCTTGGGAGTCGTGGATGAAGATCAGGTCCAGATCGGAGGCGTAGTTGAGCTCGCCACCGCCCAGTTTGCCCATGGCCAGGATGGCGAAAGCCGCCTCGCGGCGAACCCCGTGGTTATCGGTGCAACAGGGTTTGCCGTGTTTGGCCCGCATCTCTTCCACCGCGAGGAGAAAGACCTGGGTCAGCACCACATCCGCCAGGGCCGACAGTCCGGTCATGACCTCCGGCAGCTCCGCCAGCCCCGACAGATCCCGCAATCCCAGGCGCAGCAACTCCACGTTCTTGAATTCCCGCAAGGCGTCCAGACGCTCTTCATGGGTTTTCAGAGCCTCCAGTCGCTCGCTCAGGTCGCGGGACATCTGGCTGCGGTCGCGATACCGTTCCAGAAACTCGCGGGTCACCAGGGAGTCGAGCAGGCTGGGATTGCGAATCAGAAAACGCGACAAGAAGGAGGAGGTGCCGAACAACGGCATGAGCAGGTCCAGAACCCGGGGGTTTTCCACCAGCAGGGCCAGATAATTGACCCGATTGCGTATGCCGGACAGGAATTCCTGCACATGTCCCAGAGCCATATCGGGATCGGGAGCCCGCAAAATACGCTGCAACAGTTGCGGAATCAGCCGATGCCACCAGCGGCGCGCCGACTCCCGCAGCACCAGGGAACCTCCGGCCAGTCCCGAGCGTAAAAAGCGCAGTCCGAGGATGGCCCCCTCCAGGTCGAGAAAGCCGGCCTTGGCCAGTTCGCCGGGACATTCGCCGGCCTCGATTTCACACTCCAGCAGGGCATCGACTTCCCCGAAATCCCCGGAGGAGACGGTTTCGTGGAACAGGGCCTGAAAGACGGCATGCACCTCGTCGGTGACTTCCCGCAACCGCTCCAGCAGGGTTGCCGCATCGCTCAGTTCCATGCGACGGGCCAGCCGTTGCAGGCGCTCCGGCTCTTCCGGCATCAGATGGGTCTGCTCTTCCCGTTCGATCTGAATCCGATGTTCCAGTCGTCTCAGGAATCGGTAGCCGCGAATCAGTCGCTGGCTGGTATCGGCATCGATGAAGCCCAGTTCCTGAAGACGGGTCAGACCGGCGACGGTTTCCCGGCCCCGCAAACGGGGTTCCTTGC
This genomic interval carries:
- the ettA gene encoding energy-dependent translational throttle protein EttA; translated protein: MANPQYVYTMHRLTKVVPPKRIILENITLAFFPGAKIGVLGLNGAGKSSLLRIMAGVDKEFTGEAKAAPNISVGFLPQEPVLDLSKDVRGNVEEGVQEIRNLLNRFNEVSAKFGEVTSDAEMDALIHEQGELQDAIDRCDGWNLEVKLDMAAEALRIPEWDASVARLSGGEKRRIALCRLLLRAPDILLLDEPTNHLDAESVAWLEKFLQDYPGMVVAVTHDRYFLDNVAGWILELDRGRGIPWQGNYSSWLEQKEKRLTQEKREDDSRTKRLRAELEWVRSSARARQTKSKARLQAYEILAAQSREVRRETQSLYIPAGPRLGEIVIESCNLTKAFGDRLLIDDLSFILPRGGILGVIGGNGSGKTTFLRMLVGQETPDGGSLRLGDAVQVVYVDQSREQLDPELTVWEYIADNREVMDLGGREFNSRTFVSWFNFKGTDQQKKIGQLSGGERNRVHLARTVKAGGNLLLLDEPTNDLDVETLQALENALLEFPGSAVIVSHDRWFLDRMATHILAFEGDSRVIFFEGNYQDYEADRKIRLGEEACRPHRVHYKKLR
- a CDS encoding branched-chain amino acid transaminase; protein product: MTMYDKDGFIWHDGEMVPWRDAKVHVLTHTLHYGMGVFEGIRCYETERGSAIFRLDAHLDRLFRSAHILAMPMTYTKEQWSKACRDVVRANGLKACYIRPLAFYGAESMGLNPAPCLVHGIVAAWEWGPYLGKEGMEKGIRVKTSSYTRHHPNIIMTRAKAVGNYPNSILSKSEALTGGFDEALLLDTEGYVAEGSGENIFILRKGELWTPPLDSALDGITRDTVFVLAAEMGLKVVEKRFPRDEVYIADEAFFTGTAAELTPIRELDRRPIGGGIAGPVTREIQKRFFNVVQGRDPNHLDWLQFVD
- the glnE gene encoding bifunctional [glutamate--ammonia ligase]-adenylyl-L-tyrosine phosphorylase/[glutamate--ammonia-ligase] adenylyltransferase, translating into MKTPFPDFLSPETWDHLDYLAAGAARPERVRERLADWFQAEGDPQRRAILVKALEDPRWRQRLAATLGNSSYLGTVFARWPGIFPWLVEGAYAPGPAERKEALIREVLECADAQVVKSLMRRFKHREFFRIGMRDLGGEASLEEVTGDLTRVAEATLEAGFQWLHREQSQRFGQPLTETERGRQPARFVILGMGKLGAGELNFSSDIDLIFLYDEDNGHTDGPQAMAVKSYYSRLGRDLMKLMHEKTADGIVFRTDLRLRPEGESGDLCLSCRSAEIYYESWGQTWERAAMIKARPVAGDIALGEWFLQRLRPFIYRRFLDFAALDAIRDMKGRIDHKVSRGGNYLRNIKLGRGGIREIEFFVQCQQLVHGGKEPRLRGRETVAGLTRLQELGFIDADTSQRLIRGYRFLRRLEHRIQIEREEQTHLMPEEPERLQRLARRMELSDAATLLERLREVTDEVHAVFQALFHETVSSGDFGEVDALLECEIEAGECPGELAKAGFLDLEGAILGLRFLRSGLAGGSLVLRESARRWWHRLIPQLLQRILRAPDPDMALGHVQEFLSGIRNRVNYLALLVENPRVLDLLMPLFGTSSFLSRFLIRNPSLLDSLVTREFLERYRDRSQMSRDLSERLEALKTHEERLDALREFKNVELLRLGLRDLSGLAELPEVMTGLSALADVVLTQVFLLAVEEMRAKHGKPCCTDNHGVRREAAFAILAMGKLGGGELNYASDLDLIFIHDSQGDDAWSDGEKSLSNGQYFAKLGQRIIVGITTVTRSGKLYELDMRLRPSGKSGPVVTSLDSFVHYQNTEAWTWEHQALTRARVVVGDPALGAKLRSEILTVLQKPREEAKVRSDILDMRQRLWHEKAPAEGVIDIKQSRGGVVDIEFLVQYFILTHGERYPKIVQRHAGNALRALREQGLLSPTDGQRLEENYAFLRTVENRLRLLYDRAENSLRRNAVQNNRLARLCGMASGELLWETLTRRLEETHEVVARIFATNVEKTA